A window of Ictidomys tridecemlineatus isolate mIctTri1 chromosome 1, mIctTri1.hap1, whole genome shotgun sequence contains these coding sequences:
- the LOC101956142 gene encoding olfactory receptor 2V1 has translation MGMWLNQSSIDGFILLGIFSHSQTDLVLFSAVMMVFMVALCGNVLLISLIYIDPRLHTPMYFFLSQLSLMDLMLVCNIVPKMAVNFLSGRKSISFVGCGIQIGFFVSLVGSEGLLLGLMAYDRYVAISHPLHYPVLMSQRVCLQIAGSSWAFGILDGMIQMVAAMSLPYCGSRTLDHFFCEVTALLKLACANTSLFDTLLFACCVFMLFLPFSIIVASYARILGAVLHMRSAQARKKALATCSSHLTAVSLFYGAAMFIYLRPKRHRVPSHDKVISMFYTVLTPMLNPLIYSLRNREVIGALRKGLGHCRIDSQH, from the coding sequence ATGGGAATGTGGTTGAACCAATCATCCATAGATGGATTCATCCTCTTGGGCATCTTCTCCCACAGCCAGACTGACCTTGTCCTCTTCTCTGCAGTCATGATGGTCTTCATGGTGGCCCTCTGTGGGAACGTTCTCCTCATCTCCCTCATCTACATAGATCCTCGACTTCAtacacccatgtacttcttcctcagtcagctctccctcatggacctcATGTTGGTCTGTAACATTGTACCAAAGATGGCAGTCAACTTCCTGTCTGGGAGGAAGTCCATCTCTTTTGTGGGATGTGGTATACAAATTGGATTTTTTGTGTCTCTTGTGGGGTCAGAGGGGCTCTTGCTTGGACTCATGGcttatgaccgctatgtggccattaGCCACCCACTTCATTATCCTGTCCTCATGAGTCAGAGGGTCTGTCTCCAGATTGCTGGGAGTTCCTGGGCTTTTGGAATACTGGATGGGATGATTCAGATGGTGGCAGCCATGAGCTTACCTTACTGTGGCTCAAGGACCTTGGATCATTTCTTCTGTGAGGTGACAGCTTTACTGAAACTAGCCTGTGCAAACACTTCCCTTTTTGACACCCTGCTCTTTGCTTGCTGTGTCTTCATGctgttccttcctttctccatcaTTGTGGCCTCCTATGCTCGCATCCTGGGGGCTGTGCTCCATATGCGCTCTGCTCAGGCCCGTAAAAAGGCCCTGGCCACCTGTTCTTCCCATCTGACAGCAGTCTCTCTTTTCTATGGGGCAGCCATGTTCATCTATCTGAGGCCAAAGAGACACAGGGTCCCTAGCCATGACAAAGTGATCTCTATGTTCTACACAGTCCTTACTCCTATGCTCAATCCCCTCATTTACAGTCTGAGGAACCGGGAGGTAATAGGGGCACTAAGGAAAGGGCTGGGCCATTGCAGGATTGACAGCCAGCACTGA